From a single Arachis hypogaea cultivar Tifrunner chromosome 3, arahy.Tifrunner.gnm2.J5K5, whole genome shotgun sequence genomic region:
- the LOC112734457 gene encoding uncharacterized protein yields MMNMMSQKTKSSRKMVRRGFMCHSQASTAVCMSTHDNRSVVVPRRPDRSVSLDDSKLINPSKYSKLSESRRFRPVPLIKQRGEDHVQVMNQPRELHKPPTENVFQVVVMRVAIHCQGCAGKVKKHLSKMEGVTSISIDIESKRVTVMGHISPVGVLESISKVKKAELWTPSTSSS; encoded by the exons ATGATGAACATGATGAGTCAGAAAACCAAAAGCAGTAGGAAAATGGTGAGAAGGGGTTTCATGTGCCATTCTCAGGCATCAACAGCAGTGTGCATGAGCACACATGATAATCGATCCGTGGTTGTGCCTAGAAGGCCTGATAGAAGTGTTTCTCTTGATGATTCCAAGTTGATCAACCCTTCCAAGTACTCCAAACTCAGTGAGTCTCGCAGGTTCAGACCAGTTCCATTGATCAAGCAGAGAGGAGAGGACCATGTTCAAGTCATGAATCAGCCAAGGGAACTTCATAAACCACCAACAGAAAATGTCTTTCAG GTGGTTGTGATGAGGGTTGCAATTCACTGTCAAGGATGTGCTGGAAAAGTGAAAAAGCATCTCTCCAAGATGGAAG GAGTCACATCAATCAGTATAGATATAGAGTCCAAGAGGGTGACAGTGATGGGTCACATATCTCCAGTTGGAGTTCTTGAGAGCATTTCAAAGGTGAAAAAGGCAGAGTTATGGACACCTTCCACCTCTTCTTCCTAA